From Carbonactinospora thermoautotrophica, the proteins below share one genomic window:
- the trpA gene encoding tryptophan synthase subunit alpha gives MSTDSIAPVTPLQAVLAKARIENRAALIGYLPAGFPTVDGAIAAMRAMIEGGVDAVEVGLPYSDPVMDGPVIQAAADQALAAGTTTPDVFRTVREIAPLAPVVVMTYWNPVERYGVERFAAELAAAGGSGLITPDITPDEAAPWLAASDQQGLDRIFLVAPSSTDIRLRYTAEHCRGFIYAASTMGVTGAREQVSSRAAELVARLREVTDKPVCVGLGVSTGAQAAEVAAYADGVIVGSAFVRRLLDAGAGTDPHGLEAGCAAIRDLARELAEGVRKGTH, from the coding sequence GTGAGCACCGACAGCATCGCGCCGGTCACCCCGCTGCAGGCCGTCCTCGCCAAGGCACGCATCGAGAACCGGGCCGCCCTGATCGGTTACCTGCCCGCCGGGTTCCCCACCGTCGACGGCGCGATCGCGGCCATGCGCGCCATGATCGAGGGCGGGGTCGACGCGGTCGAGGTCGGTCTGCCGTACTCCGACCCCGTCATGGACGGGCCGGTCATCCAGGCCGCCGCCGACCAGGCGCTGGCGGCCGGCACCACCACCCCGGACGTGTTCCGCACCGTGCGGGAGATCGCCCCGCTCGCGCCGGTGGTCGTGATGACGTACTGGAACCCGGTCGAGCGGTACGGGGTCGAGCGGTTCGCCGCCGAGCTGGCCGCCGCCGGCGGTTCCGGGCTCATCACCCCCGACATCACCCCGGACGAGGCCGCGCCCTGGCTCGCCGCCAGTGACCAGCAGGGTCTGGACCGGATCTTCCTCGTCGCCCCCTCCTCCACGGACATCCGCCTGCGGTACACGGCCGAGCACTGCCGCGGGTTCATCTACGCCGCCTCCACCATGGGCGTCACCGGCGCCCGTGAGCAGGTGAGCAGCCGGGCCGCCGAGCTGGTCGCCCGGCTGCGCGAGGTCACCGACAAACCGGTGTGCGTGGGGCTCGGCGTGTCCACCGGCGCCCAGGCGGCCGAGGTCGCCGCGTACGCCGACGGGGTCATCGTGGGCTCGGCGTTCGTCCGTCGCCTGCTGGACGCGGGTGCCGGGACTGATCCGCACGGTCTTGAGGCCGGCTGCGCCGCGATCCGGGATCTGGCCCGGGAACTGGCTGAAGGGGTACGTAAGGGCACCCATTAG
- the trpC gene encoding indole-3-glycerol phosphate synthase TrpC has product MNVLEEILDGVRADLAERQERVSLEELKERAAKAPSAKDAVPALKGQGVRVIAEVKRRSPSKGPLAEIADPAGLAAEYEAGGASVISVLTERRRFGGSLEDLAAVRATVDLPILRKDFIVSSYQLWEARAHGADMVLLIVAALDQNALVSLIDRAESIGLTPLVEVHDEEELERALAAEARVIGVNARNLKTLEVDRSTFARLAPKIPSEVVKIAESGVRGPHDLIQYANAGADAVLVGESLVRGRDPRGAVADLVAAGAHPALRHGR; this is encoded by the coding sequence ATGAACGTACTGGAGGAGATCCTCGACGGCGTTCGAGCCGACCTCGCGGAGCGTCAAGAGCGCGTCTCGCTCGAGGAATTGAAGGAGAGGGCCGCCAAGGCGCCGTCCGCCAAGGATGCCGTCCCCGCGCTCAAGGGCCAGGGCGTCCGGGTCATCGCCGAGGTCAAGCGGCGCAGCCCCTCGAAGGGGCCGCTGGCCGAGATCGCCGACCCGGCCGGACTCGCCGCCGAGTACGAGGCCGGCGGCGCCAGCGTGATCAGCGTGCTGACCGAACGCCGCCGGTTCGGCGGGTCGCTGGAGGACCTGGCCGCCGTACGCGCCACGGTCGACCTGCCGATCCTGCGCAAGGATTTCATCGTCTCCAGCTACCAGCTGTGGGAGGCCCGCGCCCACGGTGCCGACATGGTGCTGCTCATCGTCGCCGCGCTGGACCAGAACGCGCTCGTCTCCCTCATCGATCGGGCCGAGTCGATCGGGCTGACCCCGCTGGTCGAGGTGCACGACGAGGAGGAGCTGGAGCGAGCGCTGGCCGCCGAGGCCCGGGTCATCGGCGTCAACGCGCGCAACCTCAAGACCCTGGAGGTCGACCGCTCCACGTTCGCCCGGCTGGCCCCGAAGATCCCGAGCGAGGTGGTCAAGATCGCCGAGTCCGGTGTGCGAGGCCCGCACGATCTCATCCAGTACGCGAACGCCGGCGCGGACGCCGTGCTTGTCGGCGAGAGCCTGGTCCGTGGCCGCGACCCGCGCGGCGCGGTCGCCGACCTGGTGGCGGCCGGCGCCCATCCGGCCCTGCGGCACGGACGCTAG
- a CDS encoding SCO family protein codes for MTVKHCVRPRKLLLVAALAAAGLLSVGCAAQDAQDASNPAGVHVRTTKNPHGFRGSDIQPYPLPSATFTETSGRPWRFATDARKPVTLLFFGYTNCPDVCSTVMADVAAALRRVDAGTRDKIQVVFVTTDPKRDTPRVIREYLDRFDPSFVGLTAPPDVILKSARQLGVGITDASPLPGGGYEIGHGAQVYGFGPDGKARVVWLEGTPVADFKHDFEKLVTGGADER; via the coding sequence GTGACAGTTAAGCACTGCGTGCGTCCCCGAAAGCTGCTCCTCGTCGCGGCCCTGGCAGCCGCTGGCCTGCTGTCGGTCGGCTGCGCCGCCCAGGACGCCCAGGATGCCAGCAATCCGGCCGGCGTACACGTCAGGACCACCAAGAACCCGCACGGGTTCCGCGGCTCGGACATCCAGCCGTACCCGCTGCCGAGCGCGACCTTCACCGAGACCTCGGGCCGGCCATGGCGGTTCGCCACCGACGCCCGCAAGCCGGTCACGCTGCTGTTCTTCGGCTACACCAACTGCCCGGACGTGTGCAGCACGGTGATGGCCGACGTCGCCGCCGCGCTGCGGCGCGTTGACGCCGGCACGCGCGACAAGATCCAGGTGGTGTTCGTCACCACCGACCCCAAGCGGGACACCCCACGGGTCATCCGTGAGTACCTGGACCGCTTCGACCCCTCGTTCGTCGGGCTCACCGCGCCCCCGGACGTGATCCTCAAGTCCGCCCGGCAGCTCGGAGTCGGCATCACCGATGCCTCCCCGCTGCCCGGAGGCGGATACGAGATCGGGCACGGCGCCCAGGTGTACGGCTTCGGCCCGGATGGCAAGGCCCGCGTGGTCTGGCTGGAAGGCACTCCGGTCGCGGACTTCAAGCACGACTTCGAGAAGCTCGTGACAGGAGGCGCTGATGAGCGCTGA
- a CDS encoding MauE/DoxX family redox-associated membrane protein, with amino-acid sequence MSAEMRTEGDVEAAVAAAPARTRALPWISTLVRVALAGIFGAAGLLKIGDPNGSVRAVQAYQLFPNNVAQLIGYALPFLEIALALVLLVGLATRFAAVVGGLLLLAFIGGVASAWARGLSIDCGCFGGGGQVAPGETRYLEEILRDIGFLVLAAWLAFFPRSRFTLDR; translated from the coding sequence ATGAGCGCTGAGATGCGCACCGAGGGCGACGTCGAAGCCGCCGTGGCGGCAGCGCCGGCCAGGACCCGCGCCCTGCCCTGGATCAGCACCCTGGTCCGCGTCGCCTTGGCCGGGATCTTCGGCGCGGCCGGTCTGCTGAAGATCGGCGATCCGAACGGCTCTGTGCGCGCCGTCCAGGCATATCAGCTGTTCCCCAACAACGTCGCGCAGCTTATCGGGTACGCGCTGCCGTTCCTCGAGATCGCGCTCGCGCTCGTGCTGCTCGTCGGGCTCGCCACCCGGTTCGCGGCCGTCGTCGGCGGGCTGCTGCTGCTCGCCTTCATCGGCGGCGTCGCCTCCGCGTGGGCCCGCGGCCTGTCCATCGACTGCGGCTGCTTCGGCGGCGGCGGTCAGGTCGCGCCGGGTGAGACCCGCTACCTGGAGGAGATCCTCCGCGACATCGGGTTCCTGGTGCTCGCCGCCTGGCTCGCGTTCTTTCCCCGCAGCAGATTCACCCTGGATCGGTAA
- a CDS encoding HGxxPAAW family protein: protein MSDNHGQTPAAWTAVITMLIGFTVAGLAVVLAMPWLFFVGLGVVVAGAVAGKVMQMMGLGQTASYHQVGAERRQEQAERR from the coding sequence ATGTCGGACAACCACGGGCAGACTCCGGCCGCGTGGACAGCCGTGATCACCATGCTCATCGGCTTCACGGTGGCTGGGCTCGCGGTCGTCCTCGCGATGCCCTGGCTGTTCTTCGTCGGGCTCGGCGTCGTGGTCGCGGGTGCCGTCGCGGGCAAGGTCATGCAGATGATGGGCCTGGGTCAGACGGCCAGCTACCACCAAGTCGGCGCCGAGCGGCGCCAGGAGCAGGCCGAGCGGCGCTGA
- the trpB gene encoding tryptophan synthase subunit beta has product MAALDELTEAYEKAKDDPDFQAEFEHLLTTYAGRPSLLTEAKRFSEHAGARVLLKREDLNHTGSHKINNVLGQALLTKRMGKTRVIAETGAGQHGVATATACALLGLECVIYMGEEDTRRQALNVARMRVLGAEVIPVRTGSRTLKDAINEALRDWVTNVETTHYLLGTAAGAHPFPAMVRDFARCIGVEARQQVLDLTGALPDAVAACVGGGSNAIGIFHAFIPDEGVRLYGFEAGGEGVETGRHAASITGGAVGVLHGARTYLLQDEYGQTKESHSISAGLDYPAVGPEHAWLHDTGRATYLPVDDDEAMAAFRLLSRLEGIIPAIESAHALAGTLKIAPGLREELGREPVILVSLSGRGDKDMHTAANYFGLMGEDEAQ; this is encoded by the coding sequence ATGGCCGCCCTGGACGAGCTGACCGAGGCGTACGAGAAGGCCAAGGACGACCCCGACTTCCAGGCGGAGTTCGAGCATCTGCTCACCACGTACGCGGGCCGCCCGAGCCTGCTGACCGAGGCGAAGCGGTTCTCCGAGCACGCTGGGGCCCGGGTGCTGCTCAAGCGCGAGGACCTCAACCACACCGGGTCGCACAAGATCAACAATGTGCTCGGCCAGGCGCTGCTCACCAAGCGCATGGGCAAGACCCGGGTGATCGCGGAGACCGGCGCCGGCCAGCACGGCGTCGCCACCGCCACCGCCTGCGCGCTGCTCGGCCTGGAGTGCGTGATCTACATGGGCGAGGAGGACACCCGCCGCCAGGCCCTCAACGTCGCCCGCATGCGGGTGCTCGGGGCCGAGGTCATCCCGGTCCGGACCGGCAGCCGCACCCTCAAGGACGCGATCAACGAGGCGCTGCGCGACTGGGTCACCAACGTCGAGACCACCCACTACCTGCTCGGCACCGCCGCGGGCGCACACCCGTTCCCGGCGATGGTGCGCGACTTCGCCCGTTGCATCGGCGTCGAGGCCCGCCAGCAGGTCCTCGACCTCACCGGCGCGCTGCCCGACGCGGTCGCCGCGTGCGTGGGCGGCGGCTCCAACGCGATCGGCATCTTCCACGCGTTCATCCCCGACGAGGGTGTTCGCCTGTACGGCTTCGAAGCCGGCGGTGAGGGCGTGGAGACCGGCCGGCACGCCGCCTCCATCACCGGCGGCGCGGTCGGCGTGCTGCACGGCGCGCGCACGTACCTGCTCCAGGACGAGTACGGCCAGACCAAGGAGAGCCACTCCATCTCCGCCGGCCTGGACTACCCGGCTGTCGGCCCCGAGCACGCGTGGCTGCACGACACCGGACGGGCCACCTACCTGCCGGTGGACGACGACGAGGCCATGGCGGCGTTCCGGCTGCTGTCCCGGCTGGAGGGCATCATCCCCGCCATCGAGTCCGCGCACGCGCTCGCCGGCACGCTGAAGATCGCGCCTGGGCTGCGCGAGGAGTTGGGCCGCGAGCCGGTCATCCTGGTTTCCCTCTCCGGGCGCGGCGACAAGGACATGCACACGGCCGCCAACTACTTCGGCCTGATGGGGGAGGACGAGGCTCAGTGA
- a CDS encoding Trp biosynthesis-associated membrane protein translates to MKDRRELLLAVLLAVAGGGLALLAASQTWARGMVTGPVTIPVAATGRTLAPLVPALGLVAIATPIVLWAGRRVGRVLAGVVLVLAGLGLAANAVTTGQDPARALREEAGRAVAQQDARPRDVRGSAWPWVATAGGALTAASGALTLARGRRWPAMSARYERSRPAAGAARESARMWDALDRGDDPTA, encoded by the coding sequence GTGAAGGACCGGCGGGAACTCCTCCTCGCCGTCCTGCTCGCCGTGGCCGGCGGGGGGCTCGCCCTGCTCGCCGCCTCCCAGACCTGGGCGCGCGGGATGGTGACCGGCCCGGTCACCATCCCCGTGGCCGCCACCGGGCGCACCCTCGCACCCCTCGTCCCCGCCCTCGGGCTGGTCGCGATCGCCACGCCGATCGTGCTGTGGGCCGGCCGGCGGGTAGGGCGTGTCCTGGCGGGGGTCGTGCTCGTGCTGGCCGGCCTCGGTCTCGCGGCCAACGCGGTCACGACCGGCCAGGACCCGGCCCGGGCGCTGCGCGAGGAAGCCGGCCGCGCCGTCGCCCAGCAGGACGCCCGGCCGCGCGACGTGCGGGGCAGCGCCTGGCCGTGGGTGGCCACGGCCGGTGGGGCGTTGACGGCGGCGTCCGGCGCGCTCACCCTGGCCCGGGGGCGGCGCTGGCCGGCCATGTCCGCCCGGTACGAGCGATCCCGTCCGGCAGCCGGCGCCGCTCGGGAGTCCGCCCGGATGTGGGACGCCCTGGACCGGGGCGATGACCCGACCGCCTGA